From the genome of Streptomyces sp. S4.7:
GAATTGCGCGGCATTGCTTCGCCACAGATTGTCCCAGAAGGCCATCCCCGACCCACCCCCACCATTTCCCACTCGTCGGACGCCCTACAGGACGTCCCGCGGGACGCCGTACAGAACGTGAACAGCGGGGCAACCGGAAGGCTTCCGCCTCAGGTCGCCCCGCTCAGAGCGTTCCCGCTATCACCGCCTGGTCACACCCCGGAGGGAGACTCAGACATGGACTGTTGTCTTGTCTTGCGAATCCTCGCCACCTTCAGCCGCAACTCGCTTGTTGCGGACCACCGATGACCAGAAGGACGCACCGATCAGCAGGAGACCGACGAGGCCGGTGATGATCTCGCTGATCTCGTGCTCGATGGTGATGAGCAGGATCGCGGCGAGCGCGCCGATCGCGTAGTGGGCGCCGTGCTCCAGGTAGACGTAGTCGTCGAGGGTGCCCTGGCGGACGAGGTAGACGGTGAGCGACCTGACGTACATCGCGCCGATACCGAGGCCGAGTGCCATCCAGAAGATGTGGTTCGTGATGGCGAAGGCGCCGATGACTCCGTCGAACGAGAAGGAGGCGTCGAGGACTTCGAGGTAGAGGAAGAGGAAGAACGCGGCCTTGCCGGCCAGGCCGACGGCCGAGACCTGCTTGCCTTCGGCCTTGGCCTTCTCCTCCTCCTCGTGTTCGCGCTCCTCTTCCTCTTCGAGTTTGTTCTCGAAGAAGCTGGAGAGTCCGTTGACGGCGAGATAGGTGATCAGACCCGCGACACCGGACAGCAGTACGGTGGCGGACTTGTCCGCGTACCCGGTGCTGGTGTGCGCGTTGGTGGCGAACGTCATGGCCGTGATGAGCAGGACGATCAGCGCGACGCAGACCGACAGCATGTCGACCTTGCCGAGCTTGGACAGCGGGCGCTCCAGCCAGCCGAGCCACTTGTGGTCACGCTCGTCGAAGATGAAGTCCAGGAAGATCATCAACAGGAACATGCCACCGAACGCGGCGATCGCCGGGTGGGCGTCCGTTACCAGTGCCTCGTACTGTTCGGGCTTGTCCAGCGCCAACTGGACGGCCTCGATGGGACCGACCTTGGCACTGATCGCCACGATGGCGACGGGGAAGACCAGCCGCATTCCGAACACGGCGATCAGGATTCCGATGGTGAGGAAGATCTTCTGCCAGAAGGCATTCATCTTCTTCAAGATCCCGGCATTGACAACGGCGTTGTCGAACGACAGGGAGATCTCAAGGATCGACAGGATCAGTACGATCCCGAACGCCTCCCACCCCCACTGCCAGGCCGCGAAGGCAAGGCCGGCCGCCGTGATGGCGAACGACCAGCCGAAGGTTTTCAGGATCACTGCCTACCCCATTTGGTGTCTAACGGGTTTTCCCCCGCGCGAGTACTGCTTTACGAAACGTTGACCCCGAAGTCTAGAGCGATGCCGCGCAGGCCCGACGCGTACCCCTGCCCCACGGCCCGGAACTTCCACTCGCCCCCGTAGCGGTAGAGCTCGCCGAAGATCATCGCGGTCTCCGTCGACGCGTCCTCGGTGAGGTCGTACCGGGCCAACTCCTGGCCGTCCGCCTGGTTGACGACGCGGATGAAGGCGTTGCTCACCTGGCCGAAGGTCTGGCCGCGGGCGTCGGCGTCATGGATCGACACCGGGAAGATGATCTTGTCGACGTTCGCGGGTACGTTGGGGAGGTTGACCAGGAGGGACTCGTCGTCGCCGTCGCCCTCACCGGTCAGGTTGTCCCCGGTGTGCTCGACGGAGCCGTCGGGGCTGGTGAGGTTGTTGTAGAAGATGAACCACTCGTCGCCGAGTACCCGCCCTGACTGGCAGAGCAGAGCGCTGGCGTCGAGGTCGAACGGCGCTCCGGTGGTGGAGCGCGCGTCCCAGCCGAGACCGATCAACACCTGGGTGAGGTTCGGTGCGGCCTTGG
Proteins encoded in this window:
- a CDS encoding DUF475 domain-containing protein, yielding MILKTFGWSFAITAAGLAFAAWQWGWEAFGIVLILSILEISLSFDNAVVNAGILKKMNAFWQKIFLTIGILIAVFGMRLVFPVAIVAISAKVGPIEAVQLALDKPEQYEALVTDAHPAIAAFGGMFLLMIFLDFIFDERDHKWLGWLERPLSKLGKVDMLSVCVALIVLLITAMTFATNAHTSTGYADKSATVLLSGVAGLITYLAVNGLSSFFENKLEEEEEREHEEEEKAKAEGKQVSAVGLAGKAAFFLFLYLEVLDASFSFDGVIGAFAITNHIFWMALGLGIGAMYVRSLTVYLVRQGTLDDYVYLEHGAHYAIGALAAILLITIEHEISEIITGLVGLLLIGASFWSSVVRNKRVAAEGGEDSQDKTTVHV
- a CDS encoding TerD family protein is translated as MGVTLAKGGNVSLSKAAPNLTQVLIGLGWDARSTTGAPFDLDASALLCQSGRVLGDEWFIFYNNLTSPDGSVEHTGDNLTGEGDGDDESLLVNLPNVPANVDKIIFPVSIHDADARGQTFGQVSNAFIRVVNQADGQELARYDLTEDASTETAMIFGELYRYGGEWKFRAVGQGYASGLRGIALDFGVNVS